The following nucleotide sequence is from cyanobacterium endosymbiont of Braarudosphaera bigelowii.
TTTCCATTCTTTTATAGGTCAAGAATAGATTCAGCCCTAAGGAAATGTGATCTTTTCCTCAAAGGCGAATTACTAGCTTTATTGTTTAGGATGATAATAATTTTTGTCTTGGCTTTTACTGGATTATCAATATTAAAAATTCCTTTGAGTTTCACTCAGGCACTTTTAATAATGATATTAAATTTATTTCCTAATATTGGACCAATCTTGAGCTTTATACCTCCAATGGCTATCGCTTCATTAGAAACTCCATTAAAATCTCTAATCGTTTTAGTGATCTTTATCCTTTTTTATTTAACTATTAGACAAATAGAAAATAGAATTATTACTCCTTTAATAATTAAAAGTAGAATATCTTTACCTCCAGGGTTTATACTACTGTCCCAGGTTTTTTTCGCGACTTTTTTTGGAATCTTAGGATTTTTATTGGCTACACCTTTAACAATAATTATTTCAGTACTAGTAAAAGAAATTATAGTTGGAGATATTTTAGATAAATGGAATTCAAGCTATTTTTTAAAATAGAAATATATATCAAACAAAACTTCCCTGAACAAAATTATAGAAGACTCTAAAAATAGAACTTCTCTAAAATATTACTATTAAAGCGAAAAGAGACAAAGATGAATCATTAAAATGAGTATCTATTAACGATAAGAATCTTATCTTTACTTCATTTATTTTTTAAGGTGATCATTGATATAGGTATTTGATAATTTAACTAATAAGCCTGTTATTTATTAAATCGCATAAAACCTTATATTTTAAGTATCTTCTTACGTCTAATTTCTAACTATCTAAAATGATGTTGTTCCTTTTCCTTGGAACATTATCCATGATAAAAAAAAGTTAACAACAAAGACGGCAAGTAAAGATGTGACGACTGCTGTCGTAGTAGATTGCCCTACTCCCTTAGCTCCTCCGCTAGTAGTTAATCCCCAACTACAACCAATAACAGCAATTAACCCGCCAAAAGTAATAGCTTTAATAATGGAAGTCATCAAATCCCAAAATTCGAGAAAATTACGAACTGATGTAAGAAAAACATAAACAGATATATCATATAAACCATTAGCAATCAGTAGTCCACCTGCCATACCAGTTATTAAGGAAAGAATGTTAAGTATGGGCAACATTAAGCAGCAAGCTAGAACTCGTGGAACAACTAGGTAATTGATAGGATCTGTTTTTAGCATATATAATGCATCGACTTGTTCCGTAACACGCATAGTTCCTATCTCAGCAGCAAAAGCTGATCCAACACGACCAGCAACCACAACAGCGGTTAAAACAGGAGCTAATTCTCTGGTTAATGCTAATGCTAAAACTCCTCCAACTGTTGATACTGCTCCAAAACTGATAAACTCTCTGGCTACTTGAATAGTAAAGACCATACCAACAAAAGCGGCAGTTATCATCGAGATTGTAAGTGATTCTGGACCTACAACACTCATTTGCTCTAATGTATTGCGCTTATGTATTTTAGCTTTTAGGATATGAAAAAAGACTTGTCCCCCTAGAAGAATAGCTGCTATTAACCTTTCAAACCAAATACTTAGCCCTTTGCGAGAATGTGTAAGGTTTGTCATTATTGTTCATCTCTATTTTCTTGTTTATTTTTATTGTAAATTTGTAATCGTGTTTGATCTAAGTAAGTATCTAACTACAATTCAGAACATATTACAAAGTCTTGATTATTAAGAATTAGTAATTACTTTTCTAATATACTAGCTTTAATTTATTGTTTTTGATGACGGCCTAAATATTCCTTTTTAATTCTTCCATTTCATTATCTAGTTCCCAAAGTTGAAAATCAGCTTCTAAAGAATCAGAAGTTTTTTGAAAGTTGTTTTCTTTAATGTTTTGTTTTTCAGTATTAATAAAATAGTCAGAATTTGCTTCACTAGCTTTGAATTCTATTGTTTTAGCTTGAATTTCTTGTCTTCTTTTCATAATTTGATTTAGTAAAGCTTTACCCTGAATAATTTTTTGTTTCGCCTTTTCCATCTCTTCCCATAATTGGTTTCCTTGTTGTATTAACAATATCTCTCTTTCTTGAGCAGCCTTTGATAAGTCTAAGCGTTTTGCTAGCTTTGCTTTTAATATTCTGCCATGCCATACTTTAACTTCTTCAGCTAAAGATATTATTTTAATTTCAAGATCTTTTTTTTCTTCATATTTTTCTGTAATTAGTTTAAGTGTTTTTTGTTCTTGTTCTCGTAATTGTTCTAAGAGATACTGTAATTCCAAGTTAGGGTTACTTTGGAGAAATTCTTCTAGACGGGTTTCTAAAAACTTTCCCAGGTCACTTAATAAATTCATGAGATATTTTAAATATATTCAAACTGCTTAATTGTAACAAAATGAAGATAAAAATTTACAAAGATCTAATTATAATAAGACATTAAGTTATTAAAATATTACAATAGAATAATATATCTAATTTTGAAAAAATTACTGTGAATCAATAAACTATTAAAGTTTTTTATGATTAGATATATAGTTTCTAGCGTTTTTTACATAAACTATTTAAATTACTAATATAAATACTCACAAAAAAAACAATAGAGAATATTAAGTTAAACTAACTTGAACTTAAGTAAAAAAAATAGTCAAAAAAAGTAATAATCAACATTTAAAGATTTCTTTTTTTATCAAGAGTTCAGATAATTTTACGCTCTCTAAATATTAATTAATGTCAAGTCAATCTATCATTTCTCCATTTTCAAAGTACTATTTTTTATAATAAATAGTACTTTGAAAATTATTCACACAACCAGACTATTTTCTTATGAATGTAAAAATATTGATTCCTACTTCCCTTCAACGATATACAAATAACCAGGCTACTCTAGAATATAGCGTTGATACAATTGATAAGTTAATAAGCAGCATTGAAACAAATTTTCCCGAAATAAAAAGTCATTTAACTGATGATACTGGTAAACTTCATCGTTTTTTAAATTTTTACTTGAATAATGAAGATATACGATTTCTCGATAATACGAAAACTAAGTTAAAAGATGGAGACGAGGTAAGTATTATTTCGGCGATTGCTGGAGGTTAAAAGTCAAAATATGTGCACAATATAATTGTATCTACATTTAGGTATAGACCATATATATTAAAATTATAATATTCAAGTCATATATCATAATTATTGAGTACTTAATATATAACTCTATAACGTTTTCTCAATATGATACTCTTGCTTATTTCATATAATATTCTGTGTAATGAAAAAATTGCTTCTAACAAAAGAAATCATTATTCCTTTTAAAAGTCCTTAGTTTAGTGTAAAACTAAAAACTAGTATCAGGTTATTTATAGATATTAGTAGAGACATATTATGAATTTGTAATATGTCTCTATTAATTGAGCTCTTAATATAAAAATAGAAATTTTAATGTACTTTAAAGCTTGATTGATAGTTAATATATTTTAATTATCTTCTAGACTTTATGATTTAATACAATTTTATTCATGCTTTCTTTATTGCAGATTAAAAACTTTGCCTTAATTGATAACTTAACTGTTGCATTCAACAGTGGTTTAAATGTTTTAACAGGAGAAACTGGTACTGGAAAATCTATAATTTTAGACGCAATTGATATTGTTTTGGGAGGAAGGATTAATCAACGTTTAATTCGCATAAAAACACAACATGTTTTTATAGAAGCGACATTTGAAACTAATAAATTGGTTTTGAGCTTATTACAAGAACACAAAATCAATTGTTACAAGGATAAAAAAATAATATTTTCTAGAGAATTTTTTTTATATGGAAAAGCTATTAGATCACGTTTTCGTATTAATGGAACTTTAGTTAAATCACAGTTAATCAAGCAATTACGTCATCTTTTAATAGAAATAACTGCTCAGGATAGAACTTCACAGCTAATAGATTCTATTAGACAAAGAGAGTTACTAGATTTATATGGGCGTAACTTTATATTGCGAGAAAAAGAATTAGTAAAATTTAATTATGAAAATGTTCAAGTTTTAGAAAAAAAACTCAATAAGAATAAGATTTTCCGAACAGAATATTTAAAACATTTAACTTTATTAAAGAATCAATTTAAAGAACTAAAAGAAATTCAATTAGTTGATAAAGATGAATTGGAATCTCTACAGAAAGAGTATGATCGTCATTCCCATTCTGCAGAACTAAGAAAACTTAGTTATCAGATCTTTAAGTTGCTTTATCAAAGCGAGAATGAAATACCCGCAGTTATAGATTGTTTGAGTATAATAGAAGCTTTATTTTTGAAAATGATGGAGTATGATAAAAGTGTTCAGCCTTTAATAGAAATGTTAAGGTCTATATCAATTCAAGTTATTGATATAGGAGAAGAAATCAATAGATATGGATATAGGTTAGATACTGATCCTCAAGCTTTAGAAGAATTAGAAAATAAAATTCATCTCATGAAACAGTTTTGTCGAAAATATAATATAAGTTCTACTGATCTTATTGATCACCATAAAAAAATTACTTTAGAACTAAATAACTTAGAAAATTATGATAGATCTATAGAACATTTGGAAAAAGAACTGCTTCTTTCTAAAAAACAGTTATTAGATAGTTGCCAAAAATTAACCATGCTTCGTAAAAAAGCTGCAAAAAAATTAGAAAAAAAGCTAATTGAAGAATTAAAGTCTTTGTCAATGGAAAAAGTAGTTTTCATATGTAAAGTAAGTCCTTCTTTTATTAGTATTCATGGAAATGATCAAGTAGATTTTTACTTTAGTCCTAATGAAGGAGAAAAAATACAACTTTTATCCCGCACTGCATCAGGTGGTGAAATGAGCCGCTTTTCATTAGCATTAAAGGCTTGTTTTATGAAATCTGAAGAATCTACAAAGTCATTAATATTTGATGAAATAGATACTGGCGTGTCTGGGAGAATAGCACAAGTAATTGCTGAAAAACTTTATAATTTAAGTACTAATCATCAGGTTCTATGTGTTACTCATCAACCACTAGTTGCAGCAATGGCTATAAGTCATTTGCATGTAGAAAAATATATTATTCAAGAAGAGTTAATAACTAAAAATCAAGATAGCACGATATCAAAAGTATTAGAGCCTAGAACGGTTGTAAGAATTAGAAACCTGAATAATATTCATGATAGAAAACAGGAATTAGCTAAATTAACAGGAGGTAATTCTTCAGAAGATGCAATGGAATTTATTGAATCATTACTAATACAAGCTAATTTTTATCGTTCTAGTAAACAATAAATTTTAATTAATTTGTAGTATTTTAGCTAAAAGGGATTATCATAGCTATGTTTATATCAATTATTTCGAACATATTCTTACTTTAAATATACAAAATTAATACATTAAGCCATAAAATGGTCAATGAAAATATAGACTATTCTGATCATCCTCTAGCAGAATATATTTATCGTTTAGAAAATAACGATACTCTCCTTAACGATTCACCATTGAATGTTATTGAAGTTGTGGGAATACTAAAAAGTTACGGAATTATCCTAGACTCGTATTCTCGAAATTTAAACTATATTGCACATCATGAGTTTTTAAATTTTTTTCCACTCTTTAAATATTTTAATGGGGAAATATCTATTAAAAAAATATTTAGACATTTAAAGCATCAGCGCATTAATTACGAATATGCAGAGTACTGCGTAAGAACTATGATGTGGCATGGTGGTGGGAATTTAGAAACTTATTTAGATGGTGAAGAGTTTACAAAAAATATAAATAATTTAATCTCAACTAAATTTAAATATAATTTATTAATTAAAATTGTTCATAAAATTTTTCCTGAATTTTTAATGGAACAAATGAGAATGATGGCCTATTACAGATGTTTAGGCCAATTCTGGAAAGAAATGTCTCACATTTTTTCATGTCTTTCAGACCGTTATGATAAATGTGAAATCCAAACTATTCCTGATATTGTTGAACATATTCTAGATAGTCTAAAGAAAAAAGCACATGAATCTATTTTTTATGAAGTTGAAGAAAGAAAACAAAAGTTCAAAATCATACCCAAGCTAGTACGTTTGGAATTGTTTCAGGATGTTGTTATTCCTTATGCAGAATCTATTTTCTTTCGAGGAACACCATTTCCAGGTATTGTTTCTTATAATGCTCAAGAATATCAAATTCCTTCAGATAAATCTTCTTTTACATATGGAATATTATATGCAGATCCTCTTCCAACAGGTGGAGCAGGAATTCCTCCAACTTTATTGATGAAAGATATTAGTTATTATATTCCCGAATATCTCCATAGCATCTATGCTCAAACTATTCGCCAAGAGGATGATCTGTTAGTACAAATCTGTAAAAGTTTTCAAAAATCTATGTTTTGTGTAACGACAGCCGCAATTAAGGGCTTGGCACCGTATTCGTTGAATACAACTAATTTTGAAGAAAAGAAACAAAATCGAATTCACCTAAAAAAATGGATGAATCGTTTTCAATATTCACAGATTTCAATTATTAATGATTAGTAAAATGATTATTTCATATTTATTTTAAAAAACAAGATGATTTTGATTATATTTTTACGTATTCAATCAAAAACTTCACATTTTAATAAAAATAATTAAAATTAAGGCTTTATTATTTGAAGCAAAACATTTAATATAGAAAGTAGAGTTACTACAAAATTTGTCATTATGAATATTGCAAATATTATCAGCGCATTTTCTTGGGATACACTTTTAGCAGCGTTAACTTATTTAACTTTGAGCATTTCATATCTTTTAATAGTGCCAGGCTTAATTTATATTTACCTTAAGAGTCGCTGGTATGTAGCAAGCTCAATTGAAAGGACCTTTATGTATTCTTTAATGTTTTTCTTTTTCCCAGGTGTACTTCTCTTAAGTCCTTTCTTAAACTTTCGTCCAAAACGTCGCCAATTAAATGTATAAAGTTAAGAGCACATATATTTTAAATTACTATGAAACGAATTGATGTGATTATTATTAGCCTGTGTATTTTTGCTGGAGGAGGCTTTATTTACATTGCTTTTAGATTAATAGGTCTTGATCATTTATCTGCCGGAATATGGAGTCAAGTGCTTTTTATCTTAGGTCTATTAGGTTGGACATCAACCTACTTGTTTAGGGTAGCTAATAAAAACATGACTTATAATCAGCAATTAAAAAACTATGAAGATGCTGTGCTTCAAAAATATATCGAAGAAATGACCCCTGAAGAGCTTAAGGAATTAGAAAGAGAAATTTAAAATGAGTAAATTTTTTTCAAGGAATCCTAGAGTTAGGGCGTTTAATTTTTTTGATATTAAAGATTACAATATTATACGAAAGTTAAAATTTTATATTTTCAATAGACACAATTATAGATTTATTATCGATAACACTCATATGAGAAGAATATTGAGAAGCCTAGATGTTAGAATACATAGATTTAGATTATAATTTCGTCTCTTACTGAAAGTTAAGTTTGTAAGTATTTTGAAAACTATAGAAGTTTATCTTTTAATCTTATCTAAACTATCTTCTTTATAACAAAATAGTTTTGTTCTCTTAGTAATTAATTACTTTAATTTTAAAGTCTTATTAAGAATATTTGCATGTTACTACAATATTCTTGAGTTACTCAAAACATATCATAATAAAGATTTTAAAATGTATTTATATAATTTATTTAAGACTGTATACTCCACACATAAAAATTATTATATTAATTGCAATATTAATATATCATTAGTTTTATAATATATTTTTTAAAGTTATCTATAATATTTTCTAATTAACCAGATATCAATTAGTGAAGAAATTATAATTTAACAAACAATAGTTTCACTGTTAAAACGAAATACATAATAATATTTTAGAAATAAATGGATTATAAAGATTACTATAGAATTCTTGAGGTCAGTAAAAGTGCGAATGAGAATGAAATTAAAAAAGCTTTCCGTAAACTGGCTGTAAAGTACCATCCTGACAGGAATCCTGGTAATAAAAAAGCTGAAGAACATTTTAAAGAAATTAGCGAAGCTTATGAAGTATTGTCCGATACTGAACAACGGAAACAATATGATCAATCCAATAAATCTTATACACATACAAATTATTCTTACAATCAAAATAATATCAAGAATAATAAAAAATGTACTAATACTAATAACTTTGACTTAAGTAAATATAGGAGTTTTGAAGAGTTTATAAGCGATTTATTCGGTTATACCTCAACTCATAAAACTTCTAAAACTGAATTTAACAATCGATCTTCAGGTAATGTTGAATATGAAGGTACCTCATCAAAACAAGAGACAACATTACATCTGACATATTCGGAGGGTTTTTACGGTACACAAAAACGAGTTAATTTAGGTAACAAAATTATTAATGTCCGTATTCCTTCAGGCGCCAAAAATGGTAGCCGCATCAAAGTTAGGCAAAAAAGTATTAATAACCCTCAGAATAAACATGAAGAAGATTTTTATCTTAATATTAAGCTAACTCCTCATCCTTTTTTTAGCTTTGAATCAGACAGTCTTACTTGTGAAATACCTATTACTTTTGATGAAGCTATACTAGGCACGAATATAGATGTACCGACACCAGATGGGATAGTAACTGTTAAAGTTCCTGCTGGTATTCGAAATGGTACATTCATGAGACTTCGTGGGAAAGGTTGGATTCACCCCAAAAACAATAGAGGAGATCAATTGGTAAAAATAACAATTGATACTCCTCAAAATGTAAATAATGTTGAGAAGGACTATTATAAAAAGATCTTTGATAATAGAAATTATGACCCTAGAGATGATATAAAAAATATCAAATTATAAATATTACTAAAGTATATTCTCATGATTTATTATCTAGTTTTTAGAAAAACTATATATTTAAAGTTTTTCTAAAAGCTAAATAATATTTGATTGTACCTATCTATGGCGGGAGGCGGATTTGAACCACCGACCTTCGGGTTATGAGCCCGACGAGCTACCAGACTGCTCTATCCCGCTTCGCATTTATAATGATAACACTAAACTGTGTAAAATAGCAATTTTTTTTAATTAAACCATTGTCAACTCTCCAATAACCTCCAAACGCTTATATTTAGTTAAAAGAGTGAATGTTTCTGATAATATCTCAGCTACAGCTGGATTAATCCATCCCATCTGTCGTAACAAATGAATAGCGACTGTGTATTTAGCTCTTTCGGATCCATCAAGAGCTTTAATAGCAAGTCCCATACCTTGTCCCACTTGCCCAACACATTGAATGCCTTCTGCACCTGTTTTACTAACTAATTGTCCTTCTGTTAAATGCATCAGTTCTGTATCAAAGCTTTTAGATCCAGCTACCATAGCAGGGTAATAGGTCATAGCTCTTAGAATTCTTTCTAAATCAAGATTATTACCTGAAGTTAATTGAGCATATAAATGGGCCATTTGTGATAATTTCATGGAATAGGTGGGAACTCCACAGTCATCATGAGCACCAATTAATTCCTCCCCTGGTATTTTTAATAGTTCCCCAATTTTTTTTAAAATTAATTGTTGTATAGGAGATGTTCGTTTTAAATAAGTGTTTAGTGACCAATTCCTTTGCTTACAAACAGCTAGCATGCCTGCATGTTTTCCTGAGCAATTATGATATAAAGAGCTACTGCGCCCTTCAGGTATTGGACATTGTAAACAAATAGGATCAATATCTGTTTGCCATAGTATATTAAATACTTGCCGTACTTGCTCAATTCTACCTTGGTGAGAACTGCAAATAATAGCTAAATCCTTATCTTTTAGTCGGTATCTTTCCAGTGTTCCTGTTCCCATTACTGCCATAGCTTGAAATGGTTGAAGTGAAGAGCGAACGAAAGCTGTAGTTTCTGCATTACCAGCGACTAAAAGAGTACGTCCACGGTCATCACAAACAGTAGCTTCTACAAAATGAGTAGATTCAATTATTCCTTCTCGAAGTAAATTAACTTCTATCTTGGGCGCTGAATATCTTTTTGCTCTAGTCATGAGAAATTAAATGTACAAAGCAAGAACTATAGTATTTTTTAGAGTATCTACAACAATTAATTATACTTAGAAAATGTTGGTATTTTTATAGAAGCTAATTTCAATAATTTGTATAAAGTTCGTACTTTTAGCAGTCTATGTTAATGTCCTCTATCGTAAAAATATAACGTTTCTATAGGTAGTATCTTTAAGCTATTTTCTAAGCTGTTGAAAAATAAAGCCATATCATGGTGTGAACAAACATTACAAGGCTTAATAGACTAATTGTATTAATCAGTCTATTTACTATAGGGTTGACTTGATAAGACATTATTAAACGATCACGTATAACCATTTCTGAAGGTTTTATCCAAGTTTGTCCATCATACCATCCTGATTCTTCATAAAAAATCGTTTTCTTTTTCAGGCGTCCTTTAATATGATACCAACCAGAAGTTAACTGCAATAAAATTAAAATCAGAAGAACTCCTGCTCCTAAGTCACTTGATACTACAAATAATAGTAAAGACTGATCAGGAGGAAAACTAGCTGCGGCAAGGGGACTAGAAAGAAGCCATCCAATACTCCATATAATAATAATATTGCGTAAGAATAAATATTTTTCAGAAGTCGCCAAACAAAAGAACCAAGATGTCTTTAACTCTTCATACTCATTAATGGGCTGCTGCTCAGATGGAACAGGACAAACCTTGATAAATTGTCTTCTCATGGTTCAATGATTCCCAAGGATGAAAGTTCTAATTTTTTAGCATTGTTCCAAAAAGCTTCTAAATTATAAAATTCTCGCTCCTCAGGTAAGAAAATGTGAGTAATTACATCTCCAAAATCCTGCAAAATCCAATTACTGTTTTTTTTCCCTTCTGAGTGTCTAGGAGCTTGACTATATTCTTGATAGACTTTTTCTTCGATTGTTTGAGCTATAGCTTTTAGTTGAGTGGTTGAAAAACCCGTTACAATAACGAAATAATCGGCTAGGTAGCATATTTCTGTAACTTCTAAGATTAGAATATCACTCGCTTTCCTATCGCTAGCGGCTAGTGCTACGGTCTTTGCAAGTTTTTGGTTTAGATAGCTTTTTGTGTCTTCAATCACTGTTAAACCATTAAATAATTTTCGATAATGTTATTAGAGCTAATTACCTATCACGCATAAATTATATTGTACAGATTTTTGTAAAAAATAACTAATTCAATATAAACTAATTTTATATCGATAATACAAAGTTTTATACAATAAAATCAAATACAACTCATATCTATCCATAATGCATATTTCATTTTTTATTTTATGTTTAGAACCATGTCCATTATTGTTTATAATTCTTAAAATATACACTAAGCATAAAGTAACTGTGTTTTAGTAACTCTCTAAAATTCTACAATATAAAGCTATTTTTCTATATTCATGATTACTTTTCTAACTAAATGATTTATTTTCAAGAAAATCTATAAATTAGAAAAAATATTAGTTATGAATCTTTTAGATTTACATGAAATTTAAACTTAATTGAATATAGTTAGACAACTGTCCTTTTAATTTATCTTGTAATTTAAATGAACAATATTCTTCAAACCACCATTCAGAGTTACCAGACAGTTTTTGATCTTTCAGAAGCCATTTTTCAAAGACCTGCTCTCTATTATCATTAGGAGGAACTACTTGATAAACACGGAATCTTTTTTTACCAATTTTCTGACTTCCACAGCTATTGATACCGAAACCTATTTTGTCTAGTAATTTCCTTATAATCGTAATTGGGCTTGCATTATTTGCAATACCGATTCCTATTATAGATTTAATGTCTTGTCTATTACTTATCGCTAGATGTAACATTTTTACTAAATCAGGATCAATATTAATTATTTTTCTATTTATATTATGCAATAAAGTATGAATCCCTAAGACTTCTAATATTCCTATAGTCGCCCCTAATTGAGAACTATTAAAATCAGGTAAAAATATACTTCCTTCACCTTTCTCTATCATTTTTTGTGCGACTTTTGCATCTCTTTCTGCTAAATGAATACGACCTTTCGTTAAAAAGTAATGAATTCTTAACTTCTGATACCATCCATGATCATCTAACATGACTAGCTCTGGTGTAATAGGTATAGAATAAAGCAATTTCAAGTCATATTTTCGTAATCTCCTTCGTTCTACAGCAGTCTTAACCAAAGATCTTTTTAGAATTTTATATTCTTCCTGAGTTAAGTCTTCAGCTCGACTGATATTTTCAGATTCTAGTTTATAGTTGTTTTCCCTAATTTCTTCGATAGCTTCTATTAAACTATTCTTTTTTGGAGAAGCATATAATTTATTACCTTGAGATTTTCTTTTGTGAAAATTTTTATTTTCATTAGAGAATTCGACTTTATGATTAGCTCTTTGAATAAAACTAATTATTGTTTCTCGATATGTGATCATTTTTGCATTCATACGTACTGACATCTTTCCCCAGCATAGTAAAGACTCTCCCTGAAAACCTATATCTAAGTCATCTAAAGACTCTAAATCAGACTGTTGCAAAAATCTAATATTTAAGTTTGTTAATCGATGACCTGAAGTGAGTAACCCTGGGATTGATACTGAACCATTGCCTACTTTGTTGAATCCGTAAGATGCTAGCCAAAGATAACGAGGAATATTTTCCCTGACTCTGCCTAATGATTGAATAACAGATGTAGGATTTTGAATCCCTTGAGCTAGACACCAAACAGAACTAAAATGTCCCTTTATGTCAATACTAATCCCTGTCTCAAGAACAGGACTAGTAATGACAATATCATATATAGTTAATATTGAGTCTAACTGATTAATACATTCATAAGCATTATGATTTGGGTCTTTTAAAGATTCAGAATCAATACGAAGAATTTTAGTATTAGGAAATTGTTGTTGTAAGTATAATTCTAAAGTTTGTGTACCCCATTTGCTAGTTAATTTTTGGGCAGATAAGCAAATATAAGGTTTACCTCCTTGTTGAATATGTTCCACTAAATCTTTTAAAAATTTTCTGGGAGTATTTTCTACATAGTTGTATGCTTTCCACGTACTTGAAGATTTAGGTATCCAATTATTCCTGACTATGTAAGGTTCTATCGGATATCCGGATAGGGCAATTAAATATTCTATAGAAATATTACTAAGATCTGCGTCAGCAATGAACATTCTACCTTCTCCGTTCATAACTGCCTGAACTAAACTTTTCAAGCACTTTAAAATGGAGACTCGATTACTAGAACAGGTATCAGAATTTAGACCATGCCAAAGTACTTGTTCAACCTCATCAATAATAATGAGAGCATCTTGCCAATCATGTGGATTAAAATTTGCTTGTGATTTCTCATGTAAAGAGTCAATACATAGACCATATCCTAAGTATTCTTCAGAACTATTATCCTGATATTCCTTAATATATGAAAGTCCAAAACGTTGACATAACTGTTCAACTAATTTGATACGATGTCCAATCACGAGAATTTTCTGTTTTTTCGTAATTGCCTTCTGAACAATTTTAGATAAAAATTTAGTTTTTCCTGTACCGATACCAGATTTAATAGCAACTAGTTTTTTTGTTTCAGGTATTGATAAATTCGGGATATAAGGAGTGTTGACTTCTAGATCAGAATCAAGTGTTAAATGATTTAATTCTCTTGCTTTCCAAGTTTCAATAGGAAGAGCTTTCTCATAGCATTCATCAAAAGCATTATTTCCAGAATTTAATAAAAAGTCATCTACTCCTTTTCCATGTTTTGAGTCCCAGGTAG
It contains:
- a CDS encoding AI-2E family transporter encodes the protein MNFAYWTGFVVLSFSFYIIWKVRQLLILLFTAVVISNFLNHGVQTLQRFGIKRFYSVLLLITFSLIILLKFFLYIFYPSSEQFPELFLLVSQGIDRLTSPIHEFTMQLDPDLTKTFPSLDRIIEQLHPLFQRIAGQGLSVFYTTLGIPLTFLLLLILSLMLLVNPTAYRQGFIRLFPFFYRSRIDSALRKCDLFLKGELLALLFRMIIIFVLAFTGLSILKIPLSFTQALLIMILNLFPNIGPILSFIPPMAIASLETPLKSLIVLVIFILFYLTIRQIENRIITPLIIKSRISLPPGFILLSQVFFATFFGILGFLLATPLTIIISVLVKEIIVGDILDKWNSSYFLK
- a CDS encoding MlaE family lipid ABC transporter permease subunit — translated: MTNLTHSRKGLSIWFERLIAAILLGGQVFFHILKAKIHKRNTLEQMSVVGPESLTISMITAAFVGMVFTIQVAREFISFGAVSTVGGVLALALTRELAPVLTAVVVAGRVGSAFAAEIGTMRVTEQVDALYMLKTDPINYLVVPRVLACCLMLPILNILSLITGMAGGLLIANGLYDISVYVFLTSVRNFLEFWDLMTSIIKAITFGGLIAVIGCSWGLTTSGGAKGVGQSTTTAVVTSLLAVFVVNFFLSWIMFQGKGTTSF
- a CDS encoding TIGR04376 family protein codes for the protein MNLLSDLGKFLETRLEEFLQSNPNLELQYLLEQLREQEQKTLKLITEKYEEKKDLEIKIISLAEEVKVWHGRILKAKLAKRLDLSKAAQEREILLIQQGNQLWEEMEKAKQKIIQGKALLNQIMKRRQEIQAKTIEFKASEANSDYFINTEKQNIKENNFQKTSDSLEADFQLWELDNEMEELKRNI
- a CDS encoding MoaD/ThiS family protein, with translation MNVKILIPTSLQRYTNNQATLEYSVDTIDKLISSIETNFPEIKSHLTDDTGKLHRFLNFYLNNEDIRFLDNTKTKLKDGDEVSIISAIAGG
- the recN gene encoding DNA repair protein RecN, with product MLSLLQIKNFALIDNLTVAFNSGLNVLTGETGTGKSIILDAIDIVLGGRINQRLIRIKTQHVFIEATFETNKLVLSLLQEHKINCYKDKKIIFSREFFLYGKAIRSRFRINGTLVKSQLIKQLRHLLIEITAQDRTSQLIDSIRQRELLDLYGRNFILREKELVKFNYENVQVLEKKLNKNKIFRTEYLKHLTLLKNQFKELKEIQLVDKDELESLQKEYDRHSHSAELRKLSYQIFKLLYQSENEIPAVIDCLSIIEALFLKMMEYDKSVQPLIEMLRSISIQVIDIGEEINRYGYRLDTDPQALEELENKIHLMKQFCRKYNISSTDLIDHHKKITLELNNLENYDRSIEHLEKELLLSKKQLLDSCQKLTMLRKKAAKKLEKKLIEELKSLSMEKVVFICKVSPSFISIHGNDQVDFYFSPNEGEKIQLLSRTASGGEMSRFSLALKACFMKSEESTKSLIFDEIDTGVSGRIAQVIAEKLYNLSTNHQVLCVTHQPLVAAMAISHLHVEKYIIQEELITKNQDSTISKVLEPRTVVRIRNLNNIHDRKQELAKLTGGNSSEDAMEFIESLLIQANFYRSSKQ
- a CDS encoding CO2 hydration protein encodes the protein MVNENIDYSDHPLAEYIYRLENNDTLLNDSPLNVIEVVGILKSYGIILDSYSRNLNYIAHHEFLNFFPLFKYFNGEISIKKIFRHLKHQRINYEYAEYCVRTMMWHGGGNLETYLDGEEFTKNINNLISTKFKYNLLIKIVHKIFPEFLMEQMRMMAYYRCLGQFWKEMSHIFSCLSDRYDKCEIQTIPDIVEHILDSLKKKAHESIFYEVEERKQKFKIIPKLVRLELFQDVVIPYAESIFFRGTPFPGIVSYNAQEYQIPSDKSSFTYGILYADPLPTGGAGIPPTLLMKDISYYIPEYLHSIYAQTIRQEDDLLVQICKSFQKSMFCVTTAAIKGLAPYSLNTTNFEEKKQNRIHLKKWMNRFQYSQISIIND
- the ndhL gene encoding NAD(P)H-quinone oxidoreductase subunit L; amino-acid sequence: MNIANIISAFSWDTLLAALTYLTLSISYLLIVPGLIYIYLKSRWYVASSIERTFMYSLMFFFFPGVLLLSPFLNFRPKRRQLNV